In the genome of Candidatus Pristimantibacillus lignocellulolyticus, the window ACTGCTAGTGGTGCATCATAACCCATGGAGCTCAAAGGTTCTTGACCTCCAAGTGCCATCGGCTCCATCACTTTACGAATTTCTTCGTAAGTATAGCCAAAAGCTTGTTGACGTTGTTGCAAGCTTTCTTTACGAACTTCTGGCAACGTTGGTGCATCTGGCAAATCAGTTAAAGCAACAAGATGCTCATCAAGCCACTGCTGATAAGGCTGTTCAGCTGCAATCATCGCTTTAATCTCTTCATCCGGTACTATGCAACCTTTCGCTGTATCAACGAGAAGCATACGCCCTGGACGCAAACGGTCTTTATATACAATATCCTCTGGGGCAACTGGTACTGCTCCTGCCTCAGATCCTAAAATGATATGATCATCTTTTGTTACATAGTAACGAGCTGGACGTAGTCCATTACGGTCAAGCATTGCACCGATCTGAACGCCATCTGTAAAGCCCATTGCTGCTGGCCCATCCCAAGGCTCCATCAATGAACTATGATATTCGTAGAACGCTTTACGATCTTTATCCATACTTTCATGATTAGACCACGGTTCTGGAACCATCATCATAGCCACATGTGGAAGAGAACGACCTGCAAGAGATAAAAATTCAAATGTATTATCAAACATCGCAGTATCAGAGCCATCTGGAGCAATAATTGGTTTTATCTTTTCTAGATCATCACCAAACAACTCGCTAGCGAACAATGTTTGACGAGCATGCATCCAGTTCACATTACCTCTTAGTGTATTAATTTCACCATTATGAATCATATAGTGGAATGGATGTGCTCTTTCCCAGCTTGGGAATGTATTGGTACTGAAGCGAGAGTGAACAAGTGCCATTGCAGATTGTACTGCATCATTGTTCAATTCGATATAGAAGGAGCCAACTTGCTCCGTTGTAAGCATACCTTTATAGACTATTTTGCGGGAAGACATACTAGAGAAGTAGAACATTTCTCCACCTGCTTGATCTCCGTAACGAATCGCAAGCTCAGCACGTTTACGAATGACGTACAATTTTCGTTCAAATGATAGAGTGTCCACAAGAGCTGCATTACGTCTAATAAAAACTTGAGCCACATATGGCTTTACAGACAATGCAGATTTTCCTAGCTTCTCATCGTTTGTTGGAACTTCACGGAAGCCGATCAATTGTTGACCTTCTTCAGCAATAATTGAAGCTAATTTGTTCTCTATATCAGAACGTTGCTCTGCATCTTGAGGCATAAACATCATACCAACTGCATAGTTTTCCGGCTCAGGTAGAACAATACCTTCCTTATTAAGTTCACTTGCGAAAAATGTATGAGGGATTTGAATTAATATCCCTGCGCCATCTCCTGTATTCGGTTCACTACCTTGACCACCACGATGTTCCATGTTTTCAAGCAATTGTAGCGCTTTACTTATGACATCATGAGACTTTACGCCTTTAATACTAGCAACAAAGCCCATTCCGCAAGCATCTTTTTCGAATTGCGGGTCATATAGTCCTTGTCTAGGAGGTAAACTAACTGTTTGGTTTTTCATCGTATATTTCCCCTCTATATTAAAAATAAAGAATATTGATTAACTGCTTCTTCTTTATGGGAAGTTATTATAAAATAGTAGAGAGTGTAATATTCCCTACATCCTCCCAATATTAATTGTTCATCTTGTCTAAATTACATTATGATTTTTTGTGATTTTCACACAATCAACTCATATAGCAATCTAACAACGATTAGGAATAATATAATATTAGCACTATTTGAATAATAAATATAGAGGGAATATACCACAAAACCTTGATATACAAGGGAATTCAATAGAAGGGATTTGTACTTTATGTATACAAATTTACAGTTTAAAAATTTTAGAGGAAGCGTCATTATCGCTGGATTAACCGCGCTATTACTTGTATTTTCTGTCTTTTCACCTATTTCAGCATACGCTGAACAACCAATGATCAGTAACGGAAAAATACAAACGAAAAAAAATAATTTTAATGTTGTAGTTTTAGGTGATTCTTTGGCTGCAGGTTACCAAAAAGGGTTCGATTCGACTTCTGTACCTTATGGATTCGGAGAAATCGTCTATGAACAAGCCATGTTTCAAGGTAATCGTGCAACATATACAAATTATGGAGTACTGGGATTACGTTCAAGCGGATTACTGAACTGGTTAACTGCTATGGAAAAACAACAACATATTACTGCAAATGAAGTGCAACAAGGATTGAAAGATCCAAGAGTGGATACGATAATTGGAGATACTAAAGCATTACATGAATCCATTACTGGTGCTGATCTTATCGTACTTTCTATTGGCGGAAATGACTTTTTAAATATTCTTGCAGGGTTAGACCTAACGAAAAGCGTCTCTTCTATGAGTGCTGATGAAAAAAATGCACTTGTAACACAACTACAAGCATCTACTGATAATTACAAAAAGAATTTGACTAATATTCTAACAATTATTCAAAGTCTCAATTCTGACGTAGTTATCGCTAGCCAAAATCAATATCTACCTCTACCTAAAATGAAATTTAACGGTGTAGAATCCTATCTTCAAGTATCACCCGATTTGGCAGAATTACTTGTTGGTGCACAAACTAACTTGAATAAAGAATTTGATTCTATTATAGAAGCTTTCAAGAAATCAGGGTTACACATTGACTATATTGATGCAGCAGCAGTAATCGATGGTAATGCTCTTGGGCTTACTGATATCGCAACATTAGATGTACATCCAAATGCAACAGGCTATCAAAAATTAGGGGAAGCTTATAGTAACTTGCTATGGGGAGAATACAAAACTGCAGCTCCACGAAAAGCTGGAGATCCACTATCTGTCATCGTTAATGGTAAAGACGTGGTCAGTACGTATCCGACGAAAGTTATTAATGGTCGTACTTATCTAGTATTGCGCGATATTACAACTGCAGTTGGAGCAGAACTATCTTGGAGCAATAAAACAGAAACAGCAACTGTTAAATTAAACGATCGTGTAGTAGAATTGAAAGTTGGTTCTAATAGTTATCTTGTAAATGGTAAATCATATCCATTAGATGCTCCAGTCTTTTTATCGAAAATTGGTAAAGAAAATAAAACTTATGTACCAATTGCCGCTTTATCTTCAGGATTAGACTTATTCGTGCAATATTGGGGCAAACAAAAACTAGTGTTTGTAAATAATTAAATAAGCTTCGTAGCTTATTCAATGTCGAGTAAGCTACGAAGCTAGTCAGCGTTATCAAGGGGTGCTTTGGAAGTACTTCTCTTCATGGAGGTTTGGAACTGCCAAATTAAATAGAGGTTCAAATCATTCGCTTGTCAGCACCAAGAAGATGACCCACAGCGGAAACGAGTAGCACAGCGTACGTTGTTGGTACGTGAGCACACGCAGGCTTTCGATGGGTGTCATATTCGCCGCCGACTAATCTACAGCGCATAACCGCGTGATCACGAGTGGATGTTTTGAACTACCTTACCTCTCGTAATCTTGTAGTAGCTCTTTAAGGATGACCATACTCTTCCCCGTCCATTGATTGAGTTTGTGTAGTTGATTCAACTGTTGATTGGCAGCTATAAGTAACGATTCTTTATAATCCGGAATCGAACCACTATATGGCTGAACATCTCTTGGTAAGACTGTTGTTTTCTCTGTGTAGCTCAGTGCTCTACGTTCATGAAACATAGCTACATCAGGCTCATTAGGATTATGTAGATCACCTTGGTCTGGATGTTTGATAACCGCAAGTATTTTTACAACAAGACGTGGAGAATAAATCTCATATACTTCACCAATATAAATACCTGTACGTACCTTTGCTTGTACAAGCTGACCAATTTCAAATGCTGTTTGCTGTTCCATTCTGGACCTCCTACCACTTTTCATTAGATTGTTGATACACTTCATTGCAAATGAAAAGTTACATCGGAAGCATATACTTCTACTTTTCATGTAATTATTAATATTACATTTGCTTGTGAAAAGTCGCTTCGGACGGAAAATATTCAACTTTTCATTTAAAATTACTGTAAATGAAGAAGATATGAATAGCAAGCAGAATAAACTGGACTTGTATAACATTGTGCAGGCAAGTAATATGATAGATATAAAGAAGGTGAATTTATGAGTAAGAAAAGAGTATTGCTGCTATCCGAAGGCTTTGGTTCTGGCCATACCCAAGCAGCCCATGCTCTTAGTGAAGGCTTAAAACAACTTAATCCTGATCTTTCAACTAAAGTATTTGAGTTAGGTAGCTTTCTCAATCCAACCGTAGCTCCGCTCATCATTAGCGCCTACCGAAAGACGGTTAGTTCGCAACCGAAAGTTGTAGGGATGATGTATCGAAGTAACTATCGTAAACCAACGAACGGAATTGCAAAGTTAGCACTCCATAGATTATTTTATACACAAGCACTAAGAATCGTACGACAGTTAAAGCCAGATCTTATTATATGTACACATCCTATTCCGAATATGATCATTTCTCGTCTGAAAAAAGATCGAATCAACACACCTTTAATTACAGTGATTACTGATTATGATGCTCATGGTTCTTGGGTCAATCCAGAGGTTAACCAATATCTAGTCTCAACTACAATTGTAAAACAACGACTACTTGATAAAGGTGTAAGTGAAAATCAAGTATCTGTAACTGGCATACCTATACATCCCAAATTTTGGAAAACTATTGACCGTGATCATATCCGTTCTCGTTTTCATCTCCAAAACCTACCTACTGTATTAATAATGGGTGGTGGTTGGGGATTACTTCATGAAGATAGTGCTTTATCTTATATGACCAAATGGCGAGAAACAACGCAACTGATCATTTGTGTAGGTTCCAATGACGACATGAGAAAAAAACTGTTGGATGATCCACTATTCCAACATCACAACATACATATTATTGGCTTTACTGCTTATATTAACGAATTAATGGATGTCTGTGATTTATTAGTAACAAAACCAGGTGGGATGACTTGCACAGAAGGATTTAACAAAGCATTACCGATGTTGTTCTATGAACCAATTCCAGGTCAAGAAGAAGAAAATTGTGATCACTTTATAAATATGGGGTTTGGGGAAATGCTTACTTCAAATGATACCGTTGATCGCTGGTTCAAATTACTGCATGAGGAACAATCTTTATTGGAATATCGACAAAAACTTAAAAATACGCGTGACAATACTTATAGTCCGCAAGCTTGTCCGAAGGCTGTACTGCAATTCATGTAGTACAGTTTTTTTTGAAACCAATAATTGTGTAAATCGTATTGTTTATTATTCGATTATTAGTCCCAAATTTATGTTACACTAAATATACTTTACTAATAAAGGATTGTTACTTTCCAAACAATATAAATATTAGTTGAGAGTTAGATACACAATAAAAGGAGCACGCTTAGATGGATGCATTTCTTAAATTTTTGGAAAGTTTTGGACCTTTAGGATTAGCTATACATTCCTTCCTAGACGCCGTAATTTTTCCTATTCCCGCATTTTTTACCCAGGTATCTTTAAGTATGGCTCATCCTCAATCAGCATTATGGCTCGCAACGATAGGTTTTATTGCTTGTTTGCTTGGTACTCCAGTAGGATACTTAATAGGTCGATTTTTTGGTGCCGCTATTTTACAACGTCTTTTAAAACCTGAATGGATTGAAAAAGCTACTCATTATTTTACGACACGAGGTTCAAGCGCAATATTAATCGGTGCTTTTACTCCCATTCCATTCAAAGTATTTACGATATTATCTGGTGTAATGAAATATCCGTTATGGCAGTTAATGGCTTATGCAGTAGTAGGTAGAGCTGTTAAATTCTACGTAGTAGGTGTTCTATTCTATATGTATGGTAAAGCTGCAGAATCTATGGTCTCTAACGTATCTCTATATATTTTCCTTATAGCTGTACCGATCATTGTTATCTTTATTCTTATTCGTAAACAACTTCAGAAGAAAAAAGCACTTAAAGCGTCTGCCTTACAAGAAAATAGCAATCAAACTATTGAATCTTAATACTATATTTATTAATAAAAAATCAGCATCTACACTGGGATTTCCCCTCACTGTAGATGCTGATTTTTTATTTTTCAATTATTCTTTCATTAAAAAAGATGCATGGCTAATTCGGCAGTTGACCTGCGTCATAACCATGCATCTCTCCGGAGAACTATTTGAGTATGAAATGTTTACTATTTCAAGGCACTACCGCCATATAAGAAGCGATACTCCCAACTATTCCCTGTAACTTTACTTGTTGTTACGCCGCCTCCAGCATTAGAGTACGTATGAAGTATTTGTCCGTCACCCAAGTAAATACCAACATGAGTAATTCTTTGAGTGGATTTATTAATACCAGCATAACTAGAAGCACTTGATCCTTTAGATGACATGAAGAACATTAAGTCTCCACGTTTCAAATCACTAATTTTAGTTACTGTTTTACCAAGGTTTTTCACATATGTCCCTTGTTGTCTAGAGTCAGCTGGTAAAGTAATGCCTAATGCTTCCTTAAAGGCTTGTCTAACAAAATCTGAACAATCAAAAGTTGTTGTCGTGTTACGATTAGAACCATATTCATATGGAGTTCCTAAATATTTCATACCAGCAGCAATTACTTTTTCTACAGATGAGCTAGTAGCCGTATTAGAGCCGTTAGAGCTTGACCCACTGTTAGATCCACTATTAGAACCTGAATTGTTAGATGAACTTCCTACAACTTCAGTATATTTACTAGCATTGGATATATATCCTTTTTTACCGTTTTTATCTTGAACTTGTAACCATCCGTTAGATGCAAATCCAATAACAGTAACAGTCTCCCCTTTTGATAACATTCTTATAACTGAGCTACTAGAGTTAGAACTAGTTCTCATGTTAACTCCCCATGTTACTTCTGCCTGTTGATTAACCGCGCTTACTTCTGCTGCATATGCGCTAGGAGTCGCAGTAATAGACAGACCTCCTACGAATAAACTCACTGCAAGTGCTGCAGTTGTTACTTTGTATTTGATTGAATAACTCATTCTGCTATTCTTCCTTCCTCTTGCTGTATTCGCCTCGTTAAGCGTTGATGTCATTATAGGATTAAAAGGAAGGACTAGGCATCTGACTACTTGCCTAAAAATGTAGACCTGCAAATGAGCAAAAAATAGGTCGTTAAACGGTGAGAGAATATTAATAAAGGGCGCATCTCAAAAGAGATACGCCCTTACTTATTCTCATTATTATAGTTACCCCGAAGCATATAAACATTAGTAAAGTGAGAACCTTCTCATTACTCTCTACTTTTTCAAAGTTATAGAACTAGGACTTTTGAACCGATTTTATAGGACCCTCAAAATATTACCTGCATTTACCATTACTTTTGAATCATAAATTATATCCATTAAATCTTATTTCCTGTATTTATATGTTATATTCATCATTATTATTCTTTTCTTCTAATGGTTCTACATGCACATTTACATTGAGAATATTATGTTTTTTGAATAGTCTACGTTCGATTTCGTCGCATATCGTATGACTCTCAATAAGTGATAATTCTGGATCAACCTGAACGCTAACTTCTACAAGCACATTATTACCATGAACTCGTGCCTTCAGATCAGTAATCTCACATACACCTTTCGTATTTGATACCGTAGTATGAAGTTTTTTCAGTACTTTCTCATCGATACCATCGGTTAGGGCATGTGTAGATGTTGTGAAAATTTCCCACGCTGTTTTACAGATAATAATACCTACGATTAGAGCTGCCACTGGATCTAACCAAGGCATATTCAGTTGCGCCCCAAAAATACCGACCGCAGCGCCAATACTTACTAAAGCATCGGATAAATTATCTTTCGCTGCAGCTCTTAACGCTTGATTGTTAATCTTTTGAGCCAGTCGATTATTGTACATATATACTGCTACCATAACAATTGCTGCTCCTATGGCAACCCAAGCAGTTAATATATTGGGTGTATGATATTCACCTTTAACCATGGTACGAATTGCATCGATAAGTACTTGAATCCCTACAGTTGCCATAATGAATGAAGCAACTAGAGCTGCTATCGTCTCTGCACGAAAATGTCCATAAGGATGATCTTCGTCCGGTGGTTTCTGCGATATTTTCAATCCAATCAATACCGCAATTGAAGCAATGATATCTGTTAGATTATTATATCCGTCCGCAACTAGTGCACCTGACAAGAAAGTATAACCTATCATAAGTTTAATCGACGAAAGAACTAGGTACGACGCAATGCTAATCCATGCACCTTTTTCGCCTTCTTTTATTTCCTCATACTGCGTCAACGCGTGATACCTCCTGATCTGTTCTTCAATCCACTAACGTATCATACACGATACAACTAATGTGGGTCTACAGAAACAGTGTTGACCTAATGCGGAACTTTATGCCCCAGTGCAACAAGTTATGATGAATCCAACATTGTGAGTCCCACTAAAAACCTCAACATCTATATAAATAAGCATAAAAAAAGCCTCTGACAACCTAGATATAGAATAACTAGGTCATTAGAGGCTTATTTATTATTAAAGAGTACCACCGTACATTTTTTCACGAAGTTCTTTAACCTCAGCATTTTCAAGATACTCATCGTAAGACATTAAACGATCGATTACACCGTTAGGGGTAAATTCGATAATACGATTCGCTACCGTTTGAACGAACTGATGGTCATGTGATGTAAATAGAATTGTACAATCCGTATCCATCAAACCATTATTTAAAGCTGTGATGGATTCAAGGTCTAAATGGTTCGTTGGCTCATCCATAATGAATACGTTAGCACCTTCAAGCATCATTTTAGAAAGCATACAACGAACTTTTTCTCCCCCTGAAAGCACACTTGCTTTCTTCATAGCTTCATCGCCGGAGAATAACATACGACCTAAGAAACCACGAAGGAATGTTTCGTCTGGATCTTTGGAATACTGACGTAACCACTCAACTAGGTTCATATCAACATTATCGAAGTATTCGGAGTTATCTTTCGGGAAGTAGCTACGAGTTGTCGTAACTCCCCAAGAGAATGTACCAGCATCTGGCTCGCGCTCACCAGAAATCGTTTGGAAAAATGCTGTTTTCGGAAGGCCGTTAGGACCTACGAAAGCAATTTTATCGCCTTTGTTAATAGCGATCGTCAAGTTATCAATAACTTGTTCACCATCAGCTGAGATCGTAAGACCTTCAGTCATTAACAAATGCTTCCCAGCTTCACGTTCACCTTTGAATTGGATAAACGGATATTTACGATTGGAAGGACGAATATCATCAAGTGTAATCTTTTCAAGCGCCTTTTTACGAGACGTTGCTTGTTTAGATTTCGACTTATTCGCACTGAAACGTAAAACAAACGCTTGAAGCTCTTTAATCTTATCTTCTTTTTTCTTATTCTCGTTACGCATAAGAGCAAGAGCCAATTGACTAGACTCATACCAGAAATCATAGTTACCAACATACATTTGAATTTTACCAAAGTCGATATCAGCAATAT includes:
- a CDS encoding cation diffusion facilitator family transporter; the protein is MTQYEEIKEGEKGAWISIASYLVLSSIKLMIGYTFLSGALVADGYNNLTDIIASIAVLIGLKISQKPPDEDHPYGHFRAETIAALVASFIMATVGIQVLIDAIRTMVKGEYHTPNILTAWVAIGAAIVMVAVYMYNNRLAQKINNQALRAAAKDNLSDALVSIGAAVGIFGAQLNMPWLDPVAALIVGIIICKTAWEIFTTSTHALTDGIDEKVLKKLHTTVSNTKGVCEITDLKARVHGNNVLVEVSVQVDPELSLIESHTICDEIERRLFKKHNILNVNVHVEPLEEKNNNDEYNI
- a CDS encoding VTT domain-containing protein yields the protein MDAFLKFLESFGPLGLAIHSFLDAVIFPIPAFFTQVSLSMAHPQSALWLATIGFIACLLGTPVGYLIGRFFGAAILQRLLKPEWIEKATHYFTTRGSSAILIGAFTPIPFKVFTILSGVMKYPLWQLMAYAVVGRAVKFYVVGVLFYMYGKAAESMVSNVSLYIFLIAVPIIVIFILIRKQLQKKKALKASALQENSNQTIES
- a CDS encoding ATP-binding cassette domain-containing protein, translating into MISTSGITLRFGKRALFEDVSIKFTPGNCYGLIGANGAGKSTFLKILSGEVEQTSGDVHITPGERLAVLSQNHYAYDEFQVLETVIMGHKKLYDVMKEKDTLYAKADFTDEDGMRAGELEAEFADMNGWEAESEAAEMLNGLGIGPDSHYKQMAELDGSEKVRVLLAQALFGSPNILLLDEPTNHLDIESIRWLENFLGDYEGTVIVVSHDRHFLNEVCSHIADIDFGKIQMYVGNYDFWYESSQLALALMRNENKKKEDKIKELQAFVLRFSANKSKSKQATSRKKALEKITLDDIRPSNRKYPFIQFKGEREAGKHLLMTEGLTISADGEQVIDNLTIAINKGDKIAFVGPNGLPKTAFFQTISGEREPDAGTFSWGVTTTRSYFPKDNSEYFDNVDMNLVEWLRQYSKDPDETFLRGFLGRMLFSGDEAMKKASVLSGGEKVRCMLSKMMLEGANVFIMDEPTNHLDLESITALNNGLMDTDCTILFTSHDHQFVQTVANRIIEFTPNGVIDRLMSYDEYLENAEVKELREKMYGGTL
- a CDS encoding stalk domain-containing protein encodes the protein MYTNLQFKNFRGSVIIAGLTALLLVFSVFSPISAYAEQPMISNGKIQTKKNNFNVVVLGDSLAAGYQKGFDSTSVPYGFGEIVYEQAMFQGNRATYTNYGVLGLRSSGLLNWLTAMEKQQHITANEVQQGLKDPRVDTIIGDTKALHESITGADLIVLSIGGNDFLNILAGLDLTKSVSSMSADEKNALVTQLQASTDNYKKNLTNILTIIQSLNSDVVIASQNQYLPLPKMKFNGVESYLQVSPDLAELLVGAQTNLNKEFDSIIEAFKKSGLHIDYIDAAAVIDGNALGLTDIATLDVHPNATGYQKLGEAYSNLLWGEYKTAAPRKAGDPLSVIVNGKDVVSTYPTKVINGRTYLVLRDITTAVGAELSWSNKTETATVKLNDRVVELKVGSNSYLVNGKSYPLDAPVFLSKIGKENKTYVPIAALSSGLDLFVQYWGKQKLVFVNN
- a CDS encoding C40 family peptidase, whose product is MSYSIKYKVTTAALAVSLFVGGLSITATPSAYAAEVSAVNQQAEVTWGVNMRTSSNSSSSVIRMLSKGETVTVIGFASNGWLQVQDKNGKKGYISNASKYTEVVGSSSNNSGSNSGSNSGSSSNGSNTATSSSVEKVIAAGMKYLGTPYEYGSNRNTTTTFDCSDFVRQAFKEALGITLPADSRQQGTYVKNLGKTVTKISDLKRGDLMFFMSSKGSSASSYAGINKSTQRITHVGIYLGDGQILHTYSNAGGGVTTSKVTGNSWEYRFLYGGSALK
- a CDS encoding kinase-associated lipoprotein B — its product is MEQQTAFEIGQLVQAKVRTGIYIGEVYEIYSPRLVVKILAVIKHPDQGDLHNPNEPDVAMFHERRALSYTEKTTVLPRDVQPYSGSIPDYKESLLIAANQQLNQLHKLNQWTGKSMVILKELLQDYER
- a CDS encoding UDP-N-acetylglucosamine--LPS N-acetylglucosamine transferase, with the translated sequence MSKKRVLLLSEGFGSGHTQAAHALSEGLKQLNPDLSTKVFELGSFLNPTVAPLIISAYRKTVSSQPKVVGMMYRSNYRKPTNGIAKLALHRLFYTQALRIVRQLKPDLIICTHPIPNMIISRLKKDRINTPLITVITDYDAHGSWVNPEVNQYLVSTTIVKQRLLDKGVSENQVSVTGIPIHPKFWKTIDRDHIRSRFHLQNLPTVLIMGGGWGLLHEDSALSYMTKWRETTQLIICVGSNDDMRKKLLDDPLFQHHNIHIIGFTAYINELMDVCDLLVTKPGGMTCTEGFNKALPMLFYEPIPGQEEENCDHFINMGFGEMLTSNDTVDRWFKLLHEEQSLLEYRQKLKNTRDNTYSPQACPKAVLQFM